One genomic region from Gossypium hirsutum isolate 1008001.06 chromosome D13, Gossypium_hirsutum_v2.1, whole genome shotgun sequence encodes:
- the LOC107944807 gene encoding uncharacterized protein: MSPASKSKSKDKKTSKEPQKASSKPSGSANAGSGVPASAYNPVLGTFHTIETVPLSSASALQNNGRFRNIDETDEHLGGSPRAGVGYDSVSNNGSWSGESEDHKDKTSNPPVRQEIIPGADNDKREKIRQKNERKHQRQKERRAQELHERCNGYLMSRKLEALAQQLVAMGFSHDRATMALILNDGKVEESVAWLFDGGEEAVKHKESTVGGGILKIDISEELAQIADIEIRYKCTKQEVERAVVAADGDLEKAAESLRTFKLDPPTPSKPEETCNPLTSSTSKVAVTSGQNLSARPQPKQNLSTVTQLRRDEKDLNFTKAAITMGVSPESVSKSFQHMKRIQPKMEWAKPQLSEVPAEKRWLSSGSNPSVSYSLASPLQASPPPSKVESHHVAVASDFKNLLPSIREPVIMMQRSQSVNTKQVPTTSISTSPPGTSFMYPATRVENTKSNGFIPHIPSSRSLNSNHLSSSQMHHQIYHPQQQQHFTCSSGPGDSPGTSCGNGLWSRTGASPMLAAASSLGLFTGLGSTTSSGASSPVDWSSGSSMGQLDYTNIDWSLNRGLSSSPNPGGIWLGSSTSPMKSIHMYYPNTNGLSAKPAMRLTPNGKGVQIVGLPDGGVAPAETSTAGSLEWTSPFEGKDLFSLPRQYVSSPSI, translated from the coding sequence ATGTCTCCTGCATCCAAGTCAAAGTCCAAGGATAAGAAAACTAGCAAAGAACCTCAGAAGGCTTCTTCAAAGCCTTCAGGATCTGCTAATGCGGGTAGTGGTGTGCCGGCTAGTGCATATAATCCAGTTTTGGGAACATTTCATACCATTGAAACAGTGCCATTGTCCTCAGCTTCAGCTCTTCAAAACAATGGTCGCTTCCGAAACATAGATGAGACAGATGAGCATTTGGGGGGATCACCCAGAGCTGGGGTTGGGTATGATTCTGTATCTAATAATGGTAGCTGGTCTGGTGAGTCCGAAGATCATAAAGATAAAACATCTAATCCTCCTGTCCGGCAGGAAATAATACCTGGAGCTGATAATGATAAGCGAGAAAAAATTCGTCAAAAGAATGAGAGGAAACATCAACGACAAAAGGAGAGGCGAGCTCAGGAATTGCATGAGCGGTGCAATGGCTATCTCATGTCAAGAAAGCTTGAAGCACTTGCTCAACAGCTTGTAGCAATGGGATTTTCTCATGATCGAGCTACAATGGCTCTTATATTGAACGATGGCAAAGTGGAGGAGTCTGTGGCATGGCTTTTTGATGGAGGTGAAGAAGCGGTTAAGCATAAGGAATCAACTGTGGGTGGTGGGATCCTAAAAATTGACATATCAGAAGAACTTGCACAAATCGCGGATATAGAAATCAGATACAAGTGTACAAAGCAAGAGGTTGAAAGAGCAGTTGTTGCTGCGGATGGTGATCTTGAGAAAGCAGCCGAATCCTTAAGAACCTTCAAGTTGGACCCACCTACTCCATCAAAGCCAGAAGAAACTTGCAATCCCCTGACTTCTAGTACTAGTAAGGTGGCGGTGACAAGTGGCCAAAACTTATCTGCAAGACCACAACCGAAACAAAATCTGTCTACTGTTACACAGCTAAGAAGGGATGAGAAGGATTTAAATTTTACGAAAGCAGCAATCACAATGGGAGTTTCTCCGGAATCTGTGAGTAAAAGTTTCCAGCATATGAAGAGAATACAACCAAAGATGGAATGGGCAAAACCGCAACTAAGTGAGGTGCCGGCTGAGAAAAGGTGGCTAAGTTCCGGATCAAATCCTTCGGTTTCTTATTCTTTGGCATCACCTTTGCAGGCATCACCTCCACCATCAAAGGTAGAAAGTCATCATGTGGCTGTTGCAAGTGATTTTAAGAACCTTCTGCCATCAATTAGGGAACCGGTTATAATGATGCAGCGATCCCAATCTGTAAATACAAAGCAGGTTCCAACTACAAGTATAAGCACATCCCCACCCGGAACCTCCTTTATGTATCCAGCCACTCGTGTTGAAAATACAAAGTCTAATGGCTTCATACCCCATATTCCCAGCAGTAGAAGCCTTAATTCCAACCATTTGAGTTCAAGTCAGATGCATCACCAGATTTACCATCCGCAACAACAACAGCACTTCACATGCAGCAGCGGTCCTGGAGATTCCCCAGGAACAAGCTGTGGAAATGGTTTATGGAGTAGAACAGGTGCATCACCAATGCTTGCAGCCGCATCTTCACTCGGACTATTCACCGGTTTGGGTTCTACCACTTCATCAGGAGCCTCTTCTCCGGTTGATTGGAGCAGTGGTAGCTCAATGGGGCAATTGGACTACACCAATATCGATTGGAGCTTGAATCGAGGGTTGTCTTCTTCGCCAAATCCTGGTGGAATCTGGTTAGGATCATCTACATCTCCGATGAAGAGCATTCACATGTATTATCCTAACACAAACGGATTAAGTGCTAAACCAGCAATGAGATTGACACCAAATGGAAAAGGTGTTCAAATTGTAGGGTTACCGGACGGTGGAGTGGCTCCGGCCGAAACTTCAACTGCGGGCTCACTAGAGTGGACTTCACCATTTGAAGGGAAAGATCTATTTAGCTTACCCAGGCAATATGTTTCTTCTCCATCAATCTAG
- the LOC107944873 gene encoding uncharacterized protein gives MEDSGEQQTEENKGSLDVVNKKRTFKTPAQLLALEEAYKEQKFPSDEMKARLAVQIGLTEKQISSWFCHRRLKDKRRDESYPNGRQDHSSGVIQDRGSGLRQDSCGSIKQGDYRNIDLREVESRRIYGQEFPAADLKYECRSHQNPYDDHMEDTSSESNLSLNDQPENGAITQINPRSTKSIGYKPSGYLKVKGEIENPAITAVKRQLGRHYKEDGPLLGIQFDSLPPGAFEFPSSSPVNEPMYVGDTRQTHSPDTSGVIKQPSNIVNVHNSKISSQDSDMEGAKFNTVQGSERRDRKSHHQLKHKSSLDIYNDSTKKSTLTDSKRIKTSSKLAVGKMGSDSFPNHPSPYGMKISDEQEKPWLHDDDNHTYKAPKNENLSRTSNLIRGYNESSSTERGSSARMGKVEKLGGEWKTKKEYPVTVKTNLKNKLRVSKQVNAQYPLQDFAAYAPHARLPLLTNQTKGSSMDVPSSFSEDETAETDSSSD, from the exons atgGAAG ATTCGGGTGAACAACAGACCGAAGAGAATAAAGGTTCTCTAGATGTTGTGAACAAGAAAAGAACGTTCAAAACACCAGCCCAGTTGTTGGCTCTCGAGGAAGCCTACAAAG AGCAAAAATTTCCTTCCGATGAAATGAAAGCACGACTAGCAGTTCAGATAGGGTTGACGGAAAAGCAGATATCTAGTTGGTTTTGTCACAGAAGGTTGAAAGACAAAAGGAGAGATGAATCCTACCCTAATGGGCGACAAGATCATTCTAGTGGTGTTATTCAGGATCGTGGCAGTGGATTGAGGCAAGATTCTTGTGGTAGTATTAAGCAGGGTGATTATCGGAATATTGATCTGAGGGAAGTTGAAAGTCGAAGGATTTATGGCCAAGAATTTCCAGCTGCTGACCTCAAATACGAGTGTAGGAGTCATCAAAATCCATATGATGATCATATGGAGGATACATCTTCTGAAAGTAATTTGTCTTTAAATGATCAGCCTGAAAATGGAGCAATTACACAGATAAACCCGAGGAGTACTAAAAGTATCGGTTATAAGCCATCGGGATATTTGAAGGTTAAGGGTGAAATTGAAAATCCTGCTATTACTGCTGTTAAGAGGCAGCTAGGGAGGCATTACAAAGAAGATGGTCCTCTACTTGGTATTCAATTCGATTCACTTCCTCCTGGTGCATTTGAGTTCCCAAGTAGCAGTCCGGTCAATG AGCCAATGTACGTTGGAGATACCCGACAGACCCATTCTCCAGATACCTCTGGAGTTATAAAGCAGCCAAGCAACATT GTAAATGTACATAATTCGAAGATTAGTTCTCAGGATTCCGATATGGAGGGTGCCAAATTTAACACAGTGCAAGGGTCCGAAAGACGGGACAGAAAATCTCATCATCAACTAAAACATAAGTCTTCTTTAGATATCTACAACGATTCTACCAAAAAAAGTACTCTCACTGATTCCAAACGAATTAAAACGAGCTCAAAGCTTGCTGTTGGAAAGATGGGATCGGATTCTTTTCCTAATCATCCCAGTCCCTATGGTATGAAAATTTCCGATGAACAAGAAAAGCCTTGGTTGCATGATGATGATAACCATACCTATAAGGCCCCTAAGAATGAAAACTTATCTAGAACTTCAAATTTGATTCGAGGGTACAATGAGTCCTCGAGTACTGAGAGAGGATCATCTGCAAGGATGGGAAAG GTGGAGAAACTTGGTGGAGAGTGGAAGACAAAAAAGGAGTACCCTGTTACAGTAAAAACCAATCTGAAAAACAAATTGAGA GTCTCCAAACAAGTCAATGCTCAATATCCTCTACAAGATTTTGCAGCATATGCACCACATGCTAGATTGCCTTTGTTGACAAATCAGACTAAAGG ATCTTCCATGGATGTACCATCTAGCTTCAGTGAGGATGAAACTGCAGAAACCGATTCGTCCTCGGATTGA